The following are from one region of the Nitratidesulfovibrio sp. genome:
- a CDS encoding methyl-accepting chemotaxis protein, with protein MKLNLRAQFLLPIVGVVVLAMAASGALSYRNATDALWGSYLSTAGEIAATASLGFTERVGDLRTTLTSQAKSADVTGVLMPGGTDPDPVSTANAALRDIVEANPVLQAVNVIGPDGLVVASTRADSVGRDNLAERDYFRNGMRGETTITDAFMSKISNAPVFVLAVPIRKDGKVLGVLSAPVDLAVLSARLVDPVKVGKNGYAFLVARSGKLAAHPKKDLLLKLDLKELDWGKKLIAQRSGTLEYDYEGQHKAAAFTLNETTGWIIAVNVSAADIATAVTGIRNAAMATGGAAIVLVCLVVFGIVRGVTRALGSSVSYAQAVASGELGRTFELTRRDEIGELADALRTMVGNLRDMIATADHKTAEAEEQTRRAERAVQEAEAAKLRAEAARREGMLQAAEQLDVIVMRVSAASEELAAQIEQSSRGTDVQRERTSEAATAMEQMNASVLEVARNATDAAGSADRARATAQEGAGVVESVVAAIDEVSRHAGELTRSLGNLGDRAEGIGRIMGVISDIADQTNLLALNAAIEAARAGDAGRGFAVVADEVRKLAE; from the coding sequence ATGAAACTGAACTTGCGCGCGCAGTTCCTGCTGCCCATCGTGGGCGTGGTCGTGCTGGCCATGGCCGCGTCGGGTGCGCTGTCCTACCGCAACGCCACCGACGCGTTGTGGGGCAGCTATCTTTCCACCGCCGGCGAAATCGCCGCCACGGCCAGCCTGGGCTTCACCGAACGGGTGGGCGACCTGCGCACCACCCTTACCTCGCAGGCCAAGTCGGCGGACGTCACCGGCGTGCTCATGCCGGGGGGCACCGACCCAGACCCCGTGTCCACCGCCAATGCCGCCCTGCGCGATATCGTGGAAGCCAACCCCGTGTTGCAGGCCGTCAACGTCATCGGACCCGACGGACTGGTCGTCGCCAGTACCCGCGCTGACAGCGTGGGGCGCGACAACCTTGCCGAACGCGACTATTTCCGCAACGGGATGCGCGGCGAAACGACCATCACCGATGCCTTCATGAGCAAGATCAGCAACGCGCCGGTGTTCGTGCTGGCCGTGCCCATCCGCAAGGACGGCAAGGTGCTGGGCGTGCTGTCCGCGCCGGTGGACCTGGCCGTGCTGTCCGCCCGGCTGGTGGACCCGGTGAAGGTGGGCAAAAACGGCTACGCCTTCCTGGTGGCGCGCTCCGGCAAGCTGGCCGCGCACCCCAAGAAGGACCTGCTGCTGAAGCTCGACCTGAAGGAGCTTGACTGGGGCAAAAAGCTCATCGCCCAGCGCTCCGGCACCCTGGAATACGACTACGAGGGCCAGCACAAGGCCGCCGCGTTCACCCTGAACGAAACCACCGGCTGGATCATCGCGGTGAACGTCAGCGCGGCGGATATCGCCACGGCGGTGACGGGCATCCGCAACGCGGCCATGGCCACCGGCGGCGCGGCTATCGTGCTGGTCTGCCTGGTGGTGTTCGGCATCGTGCGCGGGGTGACGCGGGCCCTCGGCTCCAGCGTGTCCTATGCCCAGGCGGTGGCGAGCGGCGAGTTGGGGCGCACCTTCGAACTGACCCGCCGCGACGAGATCGGCGAACTGGCCGACGCCCTGCGCACCATGGTGGGCAACCTGCGCGACATGATCGCCACCGCCGACCACAAGACCGCCGAGGCAGAGGAACAGACCCGCCGCGCCGAACGCGCCGTGCAGGAGGCCGAAGCCGCCAAGCTGCGCGCGGAAGCCGCCCGCCGCGAAGGCATGTTGCAGGCTGCGGAACAACTGGACGTCATCGTCATGCGCGTCAGTGCCGCGTCCGAGGAACTGGCCGCGCAGATCGAGCAGTCGTCGCGCGGGACCGACGTGCAGCGCGAACGCACGTCGGAAGCGGCCACGGCCATGGAGCAGATGAACGCCAGCGTGCTGGAGGTGGCCCGCAACGCCACCGACGCGGCGGGCAGCGCCGACAGGGCGCGCGCCACGGCCCAGGAAGGCGCCGGGGTGGTGGAATCCGTGGTGGCGGCCATCGACGAGGTCAGCCGCCACGCGGGCGAGCTTACCCGCAGCCTGGGCAACCTGGGCGACCGGGCCGAGGGCATTGGCCGCATCATGGGCGTCATCAGCGACATTGCCGACC